The following coding sequences lie in one Lentilactobacillus sp. SPB1-3 genomic window:
- a CDS encoding ROK family transcriptional regulator produces the protein MIDLKELDVLNRDTPKRILRQLINDKVTTRAQIARDLKLNKSTVSSVYDDLKDLGIITEVGEGEASKVGGRKPTNIKLNSQFGYTISIDLAYHRVHFMVNYLDTSIIAQEDLDVKDPKIEGIIDMVSERIEHYQRVTSSINGLLGIGISIHGIVRDNSVNYSPFLDMDNVNIQQVFAQKYNVPVYLENESNLTGLYVRDFLNSDRAKNMIAISIHKGIGSGIIIDNKLFRGYNGEAGEIGRTLTKLPTGGYTTIEKICSEDAIINYARERIGQDEVNNRQQLLALLDKENPIVMEAIDQFISEISMLIYNASMNFDTKFIYIGSPLMEERPQIFQLIVEKIKSLGKADIKLILLDDADKACLLGSCSMITHQVLGLESADLTFKNK, from the coding sequence ATGATCGATTTAAAAGAGTTAGACGTGTTGAATCGTGACACACCCAAACGAATTTTACGACAATTAATTAATGATAAGGTGACTACAAGAGCGCAAATTGCCAGAGATTTAAAACTAAATAAGTCAACGGTTTCAAGCGTCTATGATGATTTAAAAGATCTTGGAATCATTACCGAAGTTGGTGAAGGTGAGGCTTCAAAAGTAGGGGGTCGAAAGCCCACTAACATCAAATTGAACAGTCAATTTGGCTATACAATTAGTATCGATTTGGCATACCATCGAGTTCATTTTATGGTGAACTATTTGGATACATCGATAATTGCACAAGAGGATTTGGATGTTAAAGATCCAAAAATTGAAGGAATTATTGATATGGTATCCGAACGAATTGAACACTACCAACGTGTTACTTCGTCAATTAATGGTCTTTTAGGAATTGGTATTTCCATCCACGGAATCGTCAGAGACAATTCCGTAAATTATTCGCCATTCCTAGATATGGATAATGTGAATATTCAACAAGTATTTGCACAGAAGTATAACGTGCCAGTTTATTTAGAAAATGAATCTAACTTGACTGGTCTATATGTTAGGGACTTTTTAAACTCAGATAGAGCAAAAAATATGATTGCTATTAGTATTCATAAAGGAATTGGTTCTGGCATTATCATCGATAACAAGTTGTTTCGAGGATATAACGGTGAGGCTGGTGAAATCGGACGTACTCTGACAAAATTACCAACAGGTGGATACACCACGATTGAAAAAATTTGTTCAGAAGATGCAATTATTAATTATGCGCGGGAGAGAATCGGACAAGATGAGGTTAATAATCGACAACAATTGCTTGCTTTATTGGACAAAGAAAATCCAATCGTAATGGAAGCAATCGACCAATTTATTAGTGAAATTTCAATGCTAATTTATAATGCCTCCATGAATTTCGATACCAAGTTTATCTACATTGGATCGCCCCTAATGGAAGAACGACCACAGATATTCCAGTTGATTGTGGAGAAAATTAAGAGTCTTGGAAAAGCTGACATCAAATTGATCCTATTGGATGATGCGGACAAGGCTTGTCTTTTAGGAAGCTGTTCAATGATTACCCATCAAGTGTTAGGATTGGAATCAGCAGACTTAACGTTCAAGAATAAATAG
- the yicI gene encoding alpha-xylosidase: MKFTDGYWLTRPQYEIQSPREIFDFNKSDNELTLYAPFKQIADRGDELNLGMTTIKLTSPIEGVIGVQLIHFDQNQVGPSFELADEHPNVTINTSEDELSFKSGSLTAKMPYKSDFEIDFLHDDKVITKSMDKAQGVILDKNTNKHYMREQLSMDIDELIYGLGERFTSFVKNGQSVDIWNRDGGTGSEQAYKNIPFYLSSNGYGVFVNQPEKVSFEIASENVDRTQFSVEGESLQYFVIDGPTPKEVLNKYTRLTGQVALPPAWSFGLWLSTSFTTDYREETVMKFIDGMKDRKIPLDVFHFDCFWQKGFEWCNLLWDTEQFPDPEGLIKRIHDRGIKVCVWINPYIAQKSPLFEEGKKNGYFIKRKDGNVWQWDLWQAGNGFVDFTNPEAVAWYTSKLKALLDMGVDCFKTDFGERIPVEDAVFYDGSNPNREHNYYTYQYNEAVYDLVKQEKGEDQAVVFARSATVGSQKFPVHWGGDNLSRFKSMADSLRGGLSFLLSGFGFWSHDISGFEEQASPSLYKRWSQFGLLSSHSRYHGSVQYKVPWLFDEEAVANTKKFVDLKLSLMPYLFDEAVNTHETGTPLMRPLFLEYTNDRNTYYLEHEYMLGSKLLVAPIFNDEGNVKYYLPEGKWTNILNEQSYSISKGGEWLNEQYDNLNLPVLAPENSIILRKPGAVHAEYDYSDSPDINCYEILEGASVTTRVVNQKGDSVGSVSVTRKNDQLTVKTNGISGNSNIIVHHDGKVKTVTADSSETTIDL; encoded by the coding sequence ATGAAATTTACAGACGGTTATTGGTTAACTCGCCCACAATACGAGATTCAATCTCCAAGAGAAATTTTTGATTTCAACAAAAGTGACAATGAATTAACTTTGTATGCGCCATTTAAACAAATCGCCGATCGCGGTGATGAATTAAACTTAGGAATGACAACAATTAAGTTAACATCACCTATTGAAGGAGTTATTGGTGTTCAGTTGATTCATTTTGATCAAAATCAAGTTGGTCCATCATTTGAACTCGCTGACGAACATCCTAATGTTACTATCAACACCAGTGAGGATGAACTTTCATTCAAATCTGGTTCATTAACAGCGAAAATGCCTTACAAATCAGATTTTGAAATTGATTTTCTTCATGACGATAAAGTGATCACAAAATCAATGGACAAAGCCCAAGGTGTAATTTTAGATAAAAACACTAACAAACATTATATGAGAGAACAACTATCAATGGATATTGATGAACTGATTTACGGTCTTGGAGAACGTTTCACTTCATTTGTGAAGAATGGCCAATCTGTTGATATTTGGAATCGTGATGGTGGTACTGGTAGTGAACAAGCATATAAAAACATTCCATTCTACCTCAGCAGTAATGGATATGGTGTGTTTGTTAACCAACCTGAAAAAGTATCATTTGAAATCGCTTCTGAAAACGTAGACAGAACTCAATTTAGTGTCGAAGGTGAATCATTACAGTACTTCGTCATTGATGGACCAACCCCTAAGGAAGTTTTAAATAAATATACTCGTCTTACAGGTCAAGTTGCTCTTCCGCCTGCATGGTCATTTGGCCTATGGCTTTCGACCTCATTTACCACAGATTACCGCGAAGAAACGGTTATGAAATTTATCGACGGTATGAAAGACCGTAAAATTCCTCTAGATGTTTTTCACTTTGATTGTTTCTGGCAAAAAGGCTTTGAATGGTGCAACCTACTATGGGACACTGAACAATTCCCTGATCCTGAAGGATTAATCAAACGAATTCATGATCGCGGAATTAAAGTTTGTGTTTGGATCAATCCATATATTGCCCAAAAATCTCCATTATTCGAAGAAGGTAAAAAGAATGGTTACTTTATCAAACGCAAGGATGGAAATGTTTGGCAATGGGACCTCTGGCAAGCCGGAAATGGATTTGTGGACTTCACCAATCCCGAAGCTGTCGCTTGGTACACAAGCAAGTTAAAAGCTCTGTTGGATATGGGTGTCGACTGTTTCAAAACTGATTTTGGTGAACGAATTCCTGTTGAAGATGCAGTATTTTATGATGGTTCAAATCCAAATCGTGAGCATAATTACTACACTTATCAGTACAATGAAGCAGTTTATGATTTAGTTAAACAAGAAAAAGGAGAAGACCAAGCCGTTGTCTTCGCTCGTTCTGCAACTGTTGGATCACAAAAATTCCCAGTTCACTGGGGTGGCGATAACCTTTCTCGTTTCAAATCAATGGCTGATTCACTTAGAGGTGGTTTATCATTCCTATTGTCTGGTTTCGGATTCTGGAGTCACGATATTAGTGGATTTGAAGAACAAGCTTCTCCATCGTTATACAAGCGTTGGTCTCAATTTGGCCTTCTCTCATCTCATTCTAGATACCACGGTAGTGTTCAATACAAGGTTCCATGGTTGTTTGATGAAGAAGCCGTTGCCAATACAAAGAAATTCGTTGATTTAAAATTGTCATTAATGCCTTATCTGTTTGATGAAGCTGTAAATACCCATGAAACCGGTACTCCATTGATGAGACCTTTGTTCTTAGAGTACACAAATGATCGCAATACTTATTACCTAGAACATGAGTATATGCTGGGTAGTAAATTATTAGTTGCACCTATCTTCAATGATGAGGGTAACGTTAAATATTACTTACCTGAAGGAAAATGGACCAATATCCTGAATGAGCAAAGCTACTCGATTTCTAAAGGTGGAGAATGGTTAAACGAACAATATGATAACTTGAACCTCCCCGTTCTAGCACCAGAAAATAGCATCATTCTAAGAAAACCAGGTGCTGTTCATGCTGAGTACGATTACTCAGACAGTCCAGATATTAACTGTTACGAAATTTTAGAAGGTGCTTCTGTAACTACTAGAGTTGTCAATCAAAAAGGCGATTCAGTCGGCTCAGTATCAGTAACTCGGAAAAACGATCAACTAACTGTCAAAACAAATGGAATTAGTGGCAACTCAAACATTATTGTCCACCATGACGGTAAAGTTAAAACTGTAACTGCTGATTCTTCAGAAACAACTATCGATCTTTAA
- a CDS encoding ROK family transcriptional regulator — MIINKDVMRSRNEQSVLQTIINNGPISRNEISKLLGLNKMSVSEIVGAFIDKKIVTSLGEDQTTSTSGRKPEIVAFNSSYGYVINFSISGNSLEMLVTKLDGRTLEHSLQKITGFSISDIVELMKNQIDQLPKLNTENGLLAISIAIFGVVYNEKIISSPFINFEGFDIAGYFKNEYDVPVILENEANLSAIFEQDFSKQELQNIISISIHEGIGAGIILNTQLYTGNYGQAGEIGRIIVRNSDKNDSNLSSLPTFDQEWSHDAIISKAQQLKNDFNYDLDDLVTDFNNHDSQISKLIDDFCYQLTIVTIDLIASFDPQMIFFNSQLVERIPEILKIVQMKLSFVPLVPPLVMSKNVSLATLLGGASMAIHRALDMEKVRLIFHH; from the coding sequence TTGATTATCAATAAAGATGTTATGCGCAGCCGAAATGAACAGTCGGTGCTTCAAACAATTATAAATAATGGGCCGATTTCCAGAAATGAAATTTCTAAGTTGTTAGGTCTTAATAAAATGTCTGTTTCTGAAATTGTTGGAGCATTTATTGATAAGAAAATTGTTACTAGTTTGGGAGAGGACCAAACAACTTCTACTAGCGGTCGTAAGCCGGAAATCGTTGCGTTTAATTCTTCATATGGATATGTAATTAACTTTAGTATTTCAGGCAATAGTTTAGAGATGTTAGTTACTAAGCTGGATGGTAGAACGCTAGAACATAGTCTTCAAAAAATAACCGGGTTTTCTATCTCAGACATTGTTGAACTGATGAAAAATCAAATAGATCAATTACCAAAGTTAAACACTGAGAATGGTTTACTAGCAATTTCAATTGCAATTTTTGGTGTGGTATACAACGAAAAAATAATTTCATCACCGTTTATTAATTTTGAAGGATTTGATATTGCAGGATACTTTAAAAATGAGTATGATGTTCCGGTTATTTTGGAAAATGAAGCCAATCTATCCGCGATTTTTGAGCAGGATTTTAGTAAGCAAGAGTTACAAAATATTATTTCCATCAGTATTCATGAGGGTATTGGTGCTGGAATCATTTTGAATACTCAGCTATACACTGGTAATTATGGTCAGGCTGGAGAAATTGGCCGAATAATCGTTAGAAATTCGGACAAGAATGATTCTAATTTATCTTCTTTACCAACGTTTGATCAGGAATGGTCTCACGATGCCATTATTTCTAAGGCACAGCAATTAAAGAATGATTTCAATTATGATTTAGATGACCTAGTTACTGATTTTAATAATCATGATTCACAAATTTCTAAATTAATTGATGATTTTTGTTATCAATTAACGATTGTCACGATTGATTTAATTGCCTCTTTTGATCCACAAATGATATTTTTTAATTCTCAACTAGTTGAAAGAATTCCAGAAATTTTAAAAATTGTGCAAATGAAGTTGTCATTTGTTCCATTGGTTCCACCGCTGGTTATGTCAAAAAATGTTAGTTTAGCTACTCTTTTAGGTGGAGCCTCAATGGCAATTCATCGAGCATTGGATATGGAAAAAGTCAGATTGATTTTTCATCATTAA
- a CDS encoding beta-glucosidase, with amino-acid sequence MELDNSLIDKLTLKEKAALVSGKDFWYTAKIDHSDLPVIMMTDGPSGLRKQVDNPEGLSLNDSVQAVCFPASALTACSFNRQKLNMLGHQLGLAAKAEGISVLLGPGINLKRSPLAGRNFEYFSEDPYLAGELAAAYVKGVQKEHVGVSVKHFAANNRENQRFTVSSNIDERTLREIYLSAFEKVVKKAEPATLMSSYNSINGTPSSQNKWLLTDILRNEWNFKGLVMSDWGAVSDHATAIKAGLDLEMPGKGEESVQEIIDAVQNGNLSEQDLNKSVSRVIKMVEDWHLSGNETKFYDMDKQHEFARELAADSFVLLKNNQSVLPIKPNDKIAIVGQLAANPRYQGSGSSHVNPYHLVTPLDRINQVRTDAVFEPGYSLDDDNIDSEEIGKAVGISKNVDKVIVFAGYPERMESEGFDKDNIDLPANQNKLIQEISKVNKNVIVVLQNGSVVNMPWADNVAAILETYLAGEAVGEATWDVLSGSVNPSGRLAETFPVKLEDNPSFLSFGSDLENENYREGLFIGYRYYDKKKMPVRFPFGFGLSYTTFDYEQLRTGVREDDVQVELLVKNTGKYAGSQSIQVYVGNLTSMVEKPVKTLAGFDKIHLEPGEEKSVTITLDKRAFSWYDTSHKRWQSDNGHYKIFIGESSLDIKQQTTVNIRWNDEDFEPVNSGTYISELMKRPNFDSSMNSLGLQKILAGISDDGPTAKMFKNMPLRAATTMGVTPEQIKELINKLNE; translated from the coding sequence ATGGAATTAGATAATAGTTTGATTGATAAATTAACGCTTAAAGAGAAAGCTGCGTTGGTTTCGGGAAAAGATTTTTGGTACACTGCAAAAATTGACCATTCGGATTTACCAGTGATCATGATGACTGACGGACCGTCAGGACTACGGAAACAAGTTGATAATCCTGAAGGGCTGAGTCTAAATGACAGTGTTCAAGCGGTTTGTTTTCCAGCTTCAGCTTTAACGGCTTGCTCATTTAACCGTCAAAAGTTGAACATGCTTGGTCATCAACTCGGATTAGCCGCCAAAGCAGAGGGGATATCGGTACTTTTAGGGCCGGGTATTAACCTAAAGCGCAGTCCATTGGCAGGACGTAATTTTGAATATTTTTCAGAGGATCCATATCTTGCCGGCGAGTTAGCCGCAGCCTACGTTAAAGGAGTTCAAAAAGAACATGTTGGGGTAAGTGTGAAGCATTTCGCTGCTAATAATCGAGAGAATCAAAGATTTACTGTATCTTCCAACATTGATGAACGAACTTTAAGAGAAATATACCTTTCAGCATTTGAAAAGGTTGTTAAGAAAGCGGAACCCGCTACGCTTATGTCTTCGTATAACTCAATCAACGGCACTCCGAGTTCGCAAAACAAATGGCTTTTGACAGACATTTTACGTAATGAATGGAATTTTAAAGGTTTGGTAATGTCTGATTGGGGTGCGGTCTCTGATCATGCAACTGCTATCAAAGCTGGCTTAGATTTAGAGATGCCTGGTAAAGGCGAAGAGTCTGTGCAAGAAATTATTGATGCAGTTCAGAATGGCAACTTGTCAGAACAAGACTTGAATAAGTCAGTTAGTCGTGTCATAAAAATGGTTGAAGATTGGCACCTTAGTGGTAATGAAACAAAGTTTTATGACATGGATAAGCAGCATGAATTTGCTAGAGAATTAGCAGCTGACAGTTTTGTTCTATTGAAAAATAATCAGTCAGTTTTGCCAATTAAACCAAATGATAAGATTGCAATTGTCGGGCAATTAGCCGCTAACCCTAGATATCAAGGTAGTGGCAGTTCACATGTAAATCCATATCATTTGGTTACTCCATTGGATAGAATCAATCAGGTCAGGACTGATGCTGTTTTTGAACCAGGATATTCTTTGGATGATGATAATATTGATTCTGAAGAGATTGGTAAAGCCGTTGGAATTAGTAAAAATGTTGATAAAGTGATTGTGTTTGCTGGGTATCCAGAAAGAATGGAATCTGAGGGATTTGATAAAGATAACATTGATTTACCAGCCAATCAGAACAAATTGATTCAAGAAATTAGTAAAGTTAACAAGAATGTCATCGTCGTTCTGCAGAATGGTTCTGTAGTTAACATGCCATGGGCAGATAACGTCGCCGCCATTTTGGAAACATATTTGGCTGGAGAAGCTGTTGGAGAAGCTACGTGGGATGTGCTTAGTGGTTCAGTTAATCCATCGGGTCGATTAGCTGAAACATTTCCTGTTAAGCTGGAAGATAATCCAAGCTTCTTATCCTTTGGAAGTGATTTGGAGAACGAAAATTACCGAGAAGGATTATTTATTGGATATCGGTACTACGACAAAAAGAAAATGCCCGTACGATTCCCATTTGGTTTTGGGTTAAGCTATACTACATTCGATTATGAACAATTACGAACTGGTGTTAGAGAAGATGATGTTCAAGTTGAATTGTTAGTGAAAAATACGGGTAAGTATGCAGGAAGTCAAAGTATACAAGTATATGTTGGCAATTTGACCAGTATGGTTGAAAAGCCAGTAAAAACCTTAGCTGGTTTTGACAAAATACATCTCGAACCTGGAGAAGAAAAGTCAGTCACCATTACACTTGATAAGCGAGCTTTTAGTTGGTACGACACCAGTCATAAAAGATGGCAAAGTGACAATGGCCACTATAAAATTTTTATTGGTGAAAGTTCCCTAGATATTAAACAACAAACTACAGTAAATATTCGTTGGAACGATGAAGACTTTGAACCAGTTAATAGTGGTACGTACATTAGTGAACTGATGAAGAGACCTAATTTTGATTCATCGATGAATAGTCTGGGACTACAAAAAATTCTTGCAGGAATTTCAGACGATGGTCCAACAGCAAAGATGTTTAAAAATATGCCACTTAGAGCTGCTACTACAATGGGAGTAACTCCAGAGCAAATTAAAGAATTGATCAATAAGCTAAATGAATAG
- a CDS encoding MFS transporter, protein MDDKVNATTDNHVAKNEFAKLSMKEKISYGAGDLAQNLIFGTVGSMLLFYLTTVFGISAAVGATIFLVVRWINVFWDPWVGAVVDRSHFKRGKYRPFILYFGIPLTVCAALLFFPIGAVRGSVVYAFISYLATALIYSFVNIPYGALNASLTRDNDEVSKLTTIRMTEANIGNLMVYTFLPLFVQLASPDKQLKDIGLFGVKLNLGNYASPHAGGAYFLVMSIYMLIGFLLLLVTYFGVKERVLPTKEETESVKYSDLFGEIKRNKALQVLGMFFLIGFTFMFFGNTVWPFYMQYNVGHPEWMASINLIGSIPGIFLVFLWPIVRKKIGKKQFFYLFLALFIVGQIILWVWQMTAFKNSPFLGYVGRFLQQWGITAATGYMWSLVPEVVSYGEYKSKKRVAGIINAIMGLFFKIGLALGGIIPGYINAFFKFDGTKATQSGSAMMGIQWSMIWIPIVLALVAMWIMSRYPLSDKDVTEINLEIDQRKAEGKI, encoded by the coding sequence ATGGATGACAAAGTAAATGCTACTACGGATAACCATGTAGCGAAAAATGAATTTGCTAAATTATCAATGAAAGAAAAAATCAGTTATGGAGCAGGGGATTTAGCCCAAAACTTGATTTTCGGTACCGTTGGTTCGATGCTGTTGTTTTATTTAACTACAGTGTTTGGAATCTCGGCAGCTGTTGGAGCAACGATTTTCTTAGTTGTTAGATGGATTAATGTCTTCTGGGATCCATGGGTTGGTGCAGTGGTTGATCGTAGCCATTTCAAGAGAGGTAAATATCGCCCATTTATTTTATACTTCGGAATACCTCTGACAGTTTGTGCCGCATTACTATTCTTCCCAATCGGTGCAGTTCGGGGAAGCGTGGTTTATGCATTTATTTCATATTTGGCAACTGCTCTTATCTACTCATTCGTTAACATTCCTTATGGGGCACTTAACGCTTCACTTACGCGGGACAACGATGAGGTTTCAAAACTAACCACAATCAGAATGACTGAAGCAAACATTGGTAACTTAATGGTATATACCTTCTTACCATTATTTGTTCAACTTGCTTCACCTGACAAACAGTTAAAAGACATCGGTTTGTTTGGAGTTAAGTTAAATCTAGGCAATTATGCTTCACCACACGCTGGCGGCGCATATTTCTTAGTAATGTCAATTTACATGTTGATTGGTTTCTTATTACTTTTGGTTACTTACTTTGGAGTAAAGGAACGAGTTTTGCCAACTAAAGAAGAAACTGAGTCAGTTAAGTATTCAGATTTATTTGGTGAAATTAAACGTAACAAGGCTTTACAAGTATTAGGAATGTTTTTCTTGATTGGCTTTACCTTTATGTTCTTTGGTAACACTGTTTGGCCTTTCTATATGCAATACAATGTTGGTCACCCAGAATGGATGGCATCAATTAACTTGATTGGATCAATTCCAGGAATTTTCTTAGTATTCTTATGGCCAATCGTTCGTAAAAAAATTGGTAAAAAACAATTCTTCTATTTATTCTTAGCACTATTTATTGTTGGTCAAATTATTCTATGGGTTTGGCAAATGACAGCATTTAAGAATTCACCATTCCTAGGATACGTTGGTAGATTCTTGCAACAATGGGGAATTACCGCAGCTACTGGATACATGTGGTCACTAGTACCAGAAGTTGTCTCATACGGTGAATACAAATCTAAGAAGCGGGTTGCAGGAATTATTAACGCTATCATGGGTTTGTTCTTTAAGATTGGACTTGCTCTTGGTGGAATTATTCCAGGATACATCAACGCATTCTTTAAATTCGATGGAACTAAAGCAACACAAAGTGGTTCTGCAATGATGGGAATTCAATGGTCCATGATTTGGATTCCAATTGTTTTAGCACTAGTTGCAATGTGGATCATGAGTCGTTATCCATTGAGCGATAAAGATGTTACTGAAATTAACTTAGAAATTGATCAACGTAAGGCCGAAGGCAAAATATAA
- a CDS encoding glycoside-pentoside-hexuronide (GPH):cation symporter, with protein MSQNVNASSGQQPENKPVEPHAKNMVPWGERFSYGLSDFACNLSFQMVGTYLMIFYTDTFGISAAAVGTLFLVARIVDAFDGPFWGIMIDHTHTKWGKSRPYWLWFTIPFAVFCVLVFTTPNLSLPGKLAWAYVTYLGVDILYSAVNIPITSILPSLTSSPQERVTLSTIRQFMGTAGAAIVTGITLTMVAYFGGGSTTSARGWFIWALIVGVIVVGIFAIVFKNTKERVQTKSSRESIPIKQSLKALKNNWPWAIIIFINFIYWMGMQTRSQVTVYFFKYNMNNAGLASFVLSLQFVSLLAVVLTPLTSRLIGKRNTMLVGMIMAVAGQLLLSVGATHLSVSIIIVATIIGYLGTGYVSGLIAVMLADAVDYGEWKNGVRAEGIVTSFSSFSAKLGMGIGGVITGWILSMTGYAANQAQNAGALHGIELNYIWVPLIGFALSGIALMFYHVDGIEKKMQSDLAIKHAKENAEQ; from the coding sequence ATGAGTCAAAATGTTAATGCTAGTAGCGGTCAACAACCTGAAAACAAACCAGTTGAACCACATGCAAAGAATATGGTGCCGTGGGGAGAAAGATTTTCATATGGTTTAAGTGATTTTGCATGTAACTTATCCTTCCAAATGGTTGGAACATATTTAATGATTTTTTATACTGATACTTTCGGAATTAGCGCTGCAGCCGTTGGAACATTATTTTTAGTCGCCAGAATCGTTGACGCATTTGATGGTCCTTTCTGGGGAATTATGATTGATCATACCCATACCAAATGGGGAAAGAGTCGGCCATATTGGTTATGGTTCACAATTCCATTTGCTGTTTTTTGTGTGCTAGTTTTTACTACTCCAAATCTCAGTTTACCTGGTAAATTGGCGTGGGCCTATGTGACTTATCTAGGAGTTGATATTTTATATTCTGCTGTAAACATTCCAATTACATCTATTTTGCCATCATTAACTAGTAGCCCTCAAGAACGGGTCACATTGTCAACTATTCGTCAATTTATGGGAACAGCTGGAGCTGCAATCGTTACTGGAATTACATTGACAATGGTTGCTTACTTTGGTGGCGGATCAACTACAAGTGCTCGAGGATGGTTTATTTGGGCATTGATAGTCGGCGTTATCGTAGTAGGCATCTTTGCAATTGTATTTAAGAATACTAAGGAAAGAGTCCAGACAAAGAGCTCACGCGAATCTATTCCAATTAAGCAATCATTGAAAGCTTTAAAGAATAACTGGCCGTGGGCAATTATTATTTTCATCAACTTTATTTATTGGATGGGAATGCAAACTAGATCTCAAGTAACTGTATATTTCTTTAAGTACAATATGAACAATGCTGGATTAGCTTCATTCGTATTAAGTTTGCAATTTGTTTCATTGTTAGCAGTTGTTTTGACCCCACTAACATCGAGATTGATTGGTAAAAGGAATACAATGTTAGTAGGAATGATCATGGCAGTAGCCGGTCAGCTATTATTAAGTGTTGGTGCAACTCATTTAAGTGTATCTATCATCATTGTAGCTACAATTATCGGTTATCTAGGTACTGGATATGTTTCAGGTTTGATCGCCGTTATGTTAGCTGACGCGGTTGATTATGGAGAATGGAAAAACGGTGTTCGTGCTGAAGGTATCGTTACTTCATTCTCAAGCTTCAGTGCTAAATTAGGAATGGGTATTGGTGGTGTGATTACTGGATGGATTCTATCTATGACAGGTTATGCTGCAAACCAAGCTCAAAATGCTGGTGCATTGCACGGTATTGAACTTAACTATATCTGGGTACCATTAATTGGATTTGCTCTTTCAGGAATTGCACTGATGTTCTATCATGTTGATGGAATAGAAAAGAAGATGCAGTCCGATTTGGCTATTAAGCATGCCAAGGAGAATGCCGAACAATAA
- a CDS encoding helix-turn-helix domain-containing protein — MTQFISIPVIESNIYMFGGHQHTVQGGWSFFEQKHQAFELMCVISGHQTTEFKNANSITYGPGDVVIISPGTVHLNRNASATDEMTYICFHFDFDSLRLKSRLIGYLANRVLTSDTLTAQKSEQVAKKIVSLSVSETLSAEAIKLEIQIAVLQFMAYLEESLDNDNGHIESHFTDQEAKTSQEIATIIQKMVEQIGDRTFTFHDVCNEIGISKGYGYRTFKKVYGVTPLHYIEDQKYQKAKMLLGYYNYSIEDVADKLGAADLSVFSKQFKKWAGITPSQYRKQITKKRTVKSSKETGYFE; from the coding sequence TTGACACAATTTATTTCTATTCCAGTAATTGAATCTAATATATACATGTTTGGTGGGCATCAACACACTGTTCAAGGCGGGTGGAGTTTCTTTGAACAGAAGCACCAAGCTTTTGAACTAATGTGTGTTATAAGCGGCCATCAAACCACTGAATTTAAGAATGCCAACTCCATAACTTATGGACCTGGGGACGTGGTAATTATTTCTCCTGGCACAGTTCATCTTAATCGTAACGCCAGTGCAACGGATGAAATGACCTATATTTGTTTCCACTTTGATTTCGATAGTCTTAGATTAAAATCCAGATTGATCGGTTATCTAGCTAACCGTGTTCTTACAAGTGACACACTAACTGCTCAAAAGTCGGAACAAGTTGCGAAAAAAATTGTTAGTCTAAGTGTTTCTGAAACATTGAGTGCAGAAGCAATTAAATTAGAGATTCAAATTGCTGTTTTACAATTTATGGCGTATTTAGAAGAAAGCCTAGATAATGACAATGGACATATAGAATCTCATTTTACTGATCAAGAAGCGAAAACTAGTCAGGAAATTGCGACCATCATTCAAAAAATGGTTGAGCAGATTGGTGATAGAACCTTTACTTTTCACGATGTTTGTAATGAAATCGGAATCAGTAAGGGATATGGTTATCGAACATTTAAAAAAGTATACGGTGTTACGCCACTGCACTATATTGAAGATCAAAAGTATCAGAAGGCTAAAATGCTATTGGGTTATTATAATTATTCAATTGAAGATGTGGCAGATAAGTTAGGGGCAGCTGACCTATCTGTTTTTAGCAAGCAATTTAAAAAATGGGCAGGAATTACACCGTCACAATATCGTAAGCAAATCACTAAGAAAAGAACGGTTAAGTCCAGTAAAGAAACTGGTTATTTCGAGTAG